A section of the Virgibacillus sp. NKC19-3 genome encodes:
- a CDS encoding DJ-1/PfpI family protein, with translation MNKKQWRVGIFLFDEVEVLDFAGPFEVFSVTTIEDGEKPFLVETVSEKGNLINARNGLKVQPDYSFDNMPSFDILIIPGGLGAREREIHNDNVIKWIAAQMPNVEIMTSVCTGALLLAKAGLLKGKKCTTHWASLDRLEREFPEVDVQQDVKFVDAGNIVTSGGISAGINMSFHIVQRLLGSKTAQKTARRMEYDLVI, from the coding sequence ATGAATAAAAAACAGTGGCGAGTGGGAATTTTCTTATTTGATGAGGTAGAGGTTTTGGATTTTGCAGGACCATTTGAAGTCTTTTCAGTAACAACAATAGAAGATGGCGAAAAGCCCTTTCTTGTTGAAACAGTATCTGAAAAGGGAAACTTGATAAATGCAAGAAATGGGTTAAAGGTTCAACCGGATTATAGCTTTGATAATATGCCATCATTTGACATTTTAATCATTCCCGGCGGGCTAGGGGCTAGAGAACGAGAAATACATAATGACAATGTTATAAAATGGATTGCAGCTCAAATGCCAAATGTTGAAATAATGACTTCGGTATGTACGGGTGCTTTACTGCTAGCAAAAGCCGGTTTATTAAAAGGAAAAAAATGTACGACGCATTGGGCAAGTCTTGATAGATTAGAAAGGGAATTTCCTGAAGTTGACGTACAACAAGACGTTAAATTTGTTGATGCAGGAAATATTGTAACCTCTGGTGGAATTTCAGCAGGTATTAATATGTCTTTTCATATTGTCCAAAGACTTCTAGGTTCGAAAACAGCTCAAAAAACTGCTAGGAGAATGGAATATGACCTTGTAATCTAA
- a CDS encoding MOSC domain-containing protein encodes MGKHHEVEIFSVFIANQDDTFVTTKTEEAVLEYGGIPGDLHFGLTKFAGARESMYKRGTEIFNRRQISIVSVEECAWIAEKLEVEQILPEWLGANIAIKGLGNLTKLAPGSRIVFPSGAGILCEGENLPCTQPGEVIQHKYPANANLTTRFVKASLGQRGIVGIVECPGKIRTGDTAKVIVNNV; translated from the coding sequence ATGGGCAAACATCATGAGGTTGAAATTTTTTCGGTTTTTATTGCTAATCAGGATGATACTTTTGTAACGACGAAAACGGAAGAGGCAGTTTTAGAATACGGTGGTATTCCAGGTGATCTACATTTTGGTTTAACCAAATTTGCAGGTGCAAGAGAATCGATGTATAAACGTGGTACAGAAATTTTTAATCGCAGGCAGATTTCTATCGTTTCGGTTGAGGAATGTGCGTGGATAGCGGAGAAACTTGAAGTTGAACAGATACTCCCTGAATGGTTAGGGGCTAATATTGCTATAAAGGGCCTTGGAAATCTCACGAAATTAGCCCCAGGAAGCCGGATTGTCTTTCCGAGTGGAGCAGGCATTCTGTGTGAGGGAGAAAACCTTCCATGCACCCAACCCGGAGAAGTGATCCAACATAAATATCCGGCAAATGCCAACTTAACAACACGCTTCGTCAAAGCATCGTTAGGACAAAGAGGCATTGTTGGTATTGTTGAATGTCCGGGAAAAATTAGGACAGGTGATACAGCGAAAGTAATTGTGAATAATGTTTAA
- the mqo gene encoding malate dehydrogenase (quinone) yields the protein MQSRFKYTRRNKSMTDNQTKDVILIGAGIMSATLGTFLKELEPNWHMKLFEKLDMAGKESSNEWNNAGTGHAALCELNYTVEKEDGSIDSSKAVEINEQFEISKQLWSYLVKNQEIQDPQEFIRPLPHISFVQGEQNVDFLRRRFQALSSLPMFADMEFTDDPEELSKWIPLMMQGRTSTTPIAGTKMNAGTDINFGKLTRKLTDNLAKHDHAEVHYQHTVTDINRLEDGKWEVQVRNYQDNTLEYHVADFVFIGAGGNAIPLLQKTNIPESKRIGGFPISGAFLVSNKPEVVEQHDAKVYGKEPSGKPPMTVPHLDRRYFGDKSNLLFGPFASIGPKFLKNGSNLDFVNSIKPNNMLTMLAAGVKNMPLIKYSIEQVMMDKKDQMRELRKFVPDAKDEDWDLLIAGKRIQIIKDTEHSGRGYIQFGTEIVQSEDNSMVALLGESPGASTSVSIMLELLRNNFPQYIQTWEQKIKEMVPSFGESLAEDSALLKEVKQASSHYLQLEGNYSKQG from the coding sequence ATACAATCAAGATTCAAATATACGAGGAGGAACAAATCTATGACTGATAATCAAACGAAAGATGTTATTCTAATAGGTGCTGGCATCATGAGTGCGACGTTAGGAACATTTTTAAAAGAATTAGAGCCTAATTGGCATATGAAACTGTTTGAGAAATTGGACATGGCTGGAAAAGAAAGCTCAAATGAGTGGAATAATGCTGGAACCGGCCATGCAGCATTATGTGAATTAAATTATACGGTAGAAAAAGAAGATGGCTCCATTGATTCTAGCAAAGCTGTTGAGATAAACGAACAATTCGAGATTTCCAAACAGCTTTGGTCTTATTTAGTTAAAAATCAAGAAATTCAAGACCCTCAAGAATTTATACGCCCATTACCCCATATTAGCTTTGTACAAGGGGAACAAAATGTGGACTTTTTACGTAGGCGCTTCCAGGCTTTATCCTCCCTACCGATGTTTGCAGACATGGAATTTACCGATGATCCTGAGGAATTATCGAAATGGATTCCTTTGATGATGCAGGGGCGTACGTCAACAACACCGATTGCCGGAACAAAAATGAACGCAGGTACCGATATCAATTTTGGCAAACTGACTCGTAAGCTAACAGATAACTTAGCAAAACATGACCACGCAGAAGTTCATTATCAACATACGGTGACAGATATTAATCGTTTAGAAGACGGCAAATGGGAAGTGCAAGTACGTAACTATCAAGACAACACCCTTGAATACCATGTAGCAGATTTTGTATTTATTGGTGCTGGTGGAAATGCCATTCCTCTATTACAAAAAACAAACATTCCCGAAAGCAAACGGATTGGTGGATTTCCAATCAGTGGCGCATTTTTAGTCAGTAACAAGCCGGAAGTAGTCGAACAACATGATGCGAAGGTATATGGGAAAGAGCCTTCTGGAAAACCACCTATGACTGTTCCGCATCTCGATAGAAGATACTTCGGGGATAAAAGTAATTTATTATTTGGTCCGTTTGCTTCGATTGGTCCTAAGTTTTTAAAAAATGGCTCTAATTTAGACTTTGTCAACTCTATTAAACCCAATAACATGCTAACGATGCTAGCTGCAGGTGTTAAAAATATGCCATTGATTAAATATTCTATCGAGCAAGTGATGATGGATAAAAAGGATCAAATGCGAGAATTACGAAAATTTGTCCCTGATGCGAAAGATGAGGATTGGGATTTACTTATTGCAGGGAAACGTATACAAATCATTAAAGACACCGAGCATTCCGGAAGAGGCTATATTCAATTTGGTACAGAAATTGTTCAATCAGAAGATAACTCTATGGTAGCGTTATTAGGAGAGTCCCCAGGAGCTTCTACTTCTGTATCCATTATGTTAGAACTTTTACGTAACAACTTTCCACAATATATTCAAACATGGGAACAAAAAATAAAAGAAATGGTCCCGTCTTTTGGTGAATCACTGGCAGAAGATAGTGCGCTGTTGAAAGAAGTGAAGCAAGCAAGCTCCCATTATCTACAATTAGAAGGTAACTATTCGAAACAGGGGTAA
- a CDS encoding MFS transporter has translation MNYQRKTVVASVAGLTLEGMDIMFISFAMSMIVAHFNIDLAVGGLISAITNMGMLAGGVIFGILADKFGRVRIFTYSIFLFAIGTGLTGLATNMEQVYVYRFIAGLGAGGEYGIGMALVAEAWPKNKQGRASSFVSLGAQYGVILAALLSAVILPLFGWRMLFFIGLLPVIFAFMVRKNLDESPEWVAAQKEKRLDNRKEKGKLIQLFDTPRATATTIALAIMTTVQIAGYNGLMIWLPSMLQQSQGLSVSNSAIWTIATAVGMIIGMLTFGQFMDRFGAKRSYGIFLLASAAAVFLYAYAEGSVGILVGGAIVGFFANGMFAGYGALISSLYPVQIRSTATNAIFNFGRALGGLSPILVGYILQTYDMTMAMSYLAVLYGISFIAMLTLKHKQVGDNVESKQSA, from the coding sequence ATGAACTATCAGAGAAAAACAGTAGTAGCGTCTGTAGCAGGGTTAACATTGGAAGGCATGGATATTATGTTTATCTCATTTGCTATGTCGATGATTGTTGCGCATTTTAATATCGATTTAGCAGTAGGTGGGCTTATTTCAGCTATTACAAATATGGGAATGCTTGCTGGTGGTGTGATTTTTGGAATTTTAGCGGATAAATTTGGCCGGGTCCGCATTTTTACGTACAGTATTTTCTTATTTGCCATCGGCACTGGATTAACCGGATTGGCGACGAATATGGAACAGGTTTATGTGTATCGATTTATCGCAGGTCTTGGTGCGGGTGGAGAATATGGGATTGGCATGGCGTTAGTTGCAGAGGCATGGCCCAAAAATAAACAAGGCAGGGCGTCTTCATTTGTAAGTTTAGGTGCTCAATATGGCGTCATTCTCGCGGCGCTACTTAGTGCAGTCATCCTTCCGCTCTTTGGATGGAGAATGCTATTTTTCATTGGGTTACTCCCTGTTATTTTTGCATTTATGGTGCGAAAAAATTTAGATGAGTCACCGGAGTGGGTAGCTGCGCAAAAAGAAAAAAGGCTAGACAATAGAAAAGAAAAAGGGAAATTGATCCAGTTATTTGATACGCCTAGAGCTACAGCGACGACCATTGCTTTAGCGATCATGACGACCGTTCAGATTGCAGGGTATAATGGTTTAATGATCTGGCTTCCATCCATGTTGCAACAGTCACAGGGTTTATCGGTTTCAAACTCTGCGATTTGGACCATTGCTACTGCGGTTGGCATGATTATTGGTATGCTAACGTTTGGTCAATTTATGGATCGATTTGGTGCCAAACGATCTTATGGCATATTTCTTCTTGCTTCTGCAGCAGCTGTATTTTTATATGCGTATGCAGAAGGCAGTGTAGGCATATTAGTTGGTGGAGCAATCGTAGGATTCTTTGCAAATGGTATGTTTGCCGGGTATGGGGCATTAATTAGCAGTCTCTATCCAGTTCAAATTCGAAGTACGGCAACAAATGCCATTTTTAATTTTGGTCGGGCTTTAGGAGGCTTATCGCCCATCCTGGTTGGGTATATTTTGCAAACGTACGATATGACAATGGCAATGAGCTACTTAGCCGTTTTATACGGTATATCCTTTATTGCTATGCTGACATTAAAACATAAACAGGTTGGAGATAATGTTGAATCGAAACAGTCTGCTTGA
- a CDS encoding acyl-CoA thioesterase, translating to MEEKPCWKSLAVKTSHVLPPDTNAHGTLFGGALMAHIDDVAAIAAVRHARKPVVTASTDSVDFLAPVKEGDSICLEAFVTWTHNTSMEVFIKAVTEDLVTGDRKVCTTAFTTFVAVDDEGKPSPVPAVYPESNQEKMLHEQAPERAQQRKERRKQSKGLAETFGTDFPWDR from the coding sequence ATGGAAGAAAAACCTTGTTGGAAGTCACTTGCAGTAAAAACATCGCATGTGTTGCCACCGGATACCAATGCGCACGGGACGCTGTTCGGTGGTGCATTAATGGCACATATAGATGATGTGGCTGCAATAGCTGCTGTGAGGCATGCCAGAAAGCCAGTGGTAACAGCCTCGACAGATTCTGTTGATTTCCTTGCACCTGTGAAGGAAGGGGACTCCATTTGTTTGGAAGCATTTGTAACATGGACCCACAACACATCGATGGAAGTGTTTATTAAAGCTGTTACAGAAGATTTGGTAACAGGCGACCGAAAAGTATGTACAACAGCGTTTACCACATTTGTTGCGGTGGATGATGAAGGGAAGCCATCCCCTGTTCCAGCTGTTTACCCGGAATCGAATCAGGAAAAGATGCTTCACGAACAGGCACCTGAACGTGCACAGCAGCGAAAGGAACGAAGGAAGCAATCCAAGGGGTTAGCTGAAACGTTTGGAACGGATTTCCCGTGGGATCGGTGA
- the cls gene encoding cardiolipin synthase codes for MVIWTLLLGFIIIFNIILGFSIIFLERKDASSTWAWLMVLLFFPIAGFVLYLIFGRPISKKRIFTWDTKSRLGVQTEVKSQLRALEERNFYFKHEGIAEHEDLVSLHLRNDDAIFTHDNKVDIYTDGTEKFDALMEDMEKATDHIHLLYYRIRSDQLGRRVADVLIKKANEGVEVRVLFDDMGSRSLSRKYIKRLENAGVLVGAFFPPKIAKLNFKINYRNHRKLAIIDGKVGYIGGFNIGDEYLGKKKKFGYWRDTHLRIYGHAVQNMQTRFILDWNQASRNDILYEDRFYDSIPYGDVGVQIVSSGPDSDWEQIKNGYIKMIMEAKEYIYIQTPYFIPDESLRDVLRIAAMSGVDVKVMIPNKPDHPFVYWATLSSVGDLLNAGAEVYMYQNGFLHAKTIVVDGKISSVGTANIDVRSFRLNFEVNAFLYDLDLTQRLDDAFNRDIMLSTQLTKKLYQQRSLGIRFKESVSRLISPVL; via the coding sequence ATGGTCATATGGACATTATTATTAGGGTTTATTATTATTTTTAATATCATATTAGGATTTTCTATTATCTTCCTGGAAAGAAAAGATGCCAGCTCCACATGGGCATGGTTGATGGTGCTGCTTTTTTTCCCAATTGCAGGTTTTGTCCTTTATTTAATTTTTGGCAGGCCGATTAGCAAGAAACGCATTTTTACATGGGATACCAAAAGTCGTCTGGGCGTACAGACGGAGGTAAAATCGCAATTGCGCGCACTAGAAGAGAGAAATTTTTATTTTAAACATGAAGGGATAGCGGAACATGAGGATTTGGTTTCGCTGCATCTGCGCAACGATGATGCGATTTTCACGCATGATAATAAAGTTGATATTTATACAGACGGTACTGAAAAGTTCGATGCGCTCATGGAGGATATGGAAAAGGCGACGGATCATATTCATCTGTTATATTACCGAATTCGGAGCGATCAGCTGGGCCGCCGCGTTGCAGATGTGCTAATAAAGAAAGCAAACGAAGGTGTAGAGGTTCGTGTACTATTCGATGACATGGGATCAAGAAGCCTGAGTCGTAAATATATTAAACGCTTGGAAAATGCAGGGGTCCTTGTAGGGGCATTTTTCCCACCGAAAATTGCTAAATTAAACTTTAAAATCAATTACCGAAACCATCGTAAACTAGCTATTATCGACGGGAAAGTTGGCTATATCGGTGGGTTTAACATCGGTGATGAATACCTTGGAAAAAAGAAAAAATTTGGCTATTGGCGTGACACGCATTTGCGCATCTATGGCCATGCAGTTCAAAATATGCAAACAAGATTTATCCTGGACTGGAACCAAGCTTCACGTAATGATATTTTGTATGAAGATCGATTTTATGATTCCATCCCTTACGGCGACGTTGGAGTACAAATTGTATCAAGCGGCCCGGATTCAGACTGGGAACAAATTAAAAATGGTTACATCAAAATGATTATGGAAGCGAAGGAGTATATTTATATACAAACACCGTATTTTATTCCGGATGAAAGCTTGCGTGATGTGCTTCGAATAGCGGCGATGTCGGGGGTAGATGTGAAAGTAATGATCCCGAATAAACCGGACCATCCTTTTGTCTACTGGGCAACATTATCGTCTGTTGGCGATTTGTTGAATGCGGGAGCTGAAGTTTATATGTATCAAAATGGCTTCTTGCATGCGAAGACCATTGTCGTAGACGGGAAAATATCTTCCGTAGGTACAGCGAATATTGATGTACGAAGTTTTCGCTTGAATTTTGAAGTAAACGCATTTTTATATGATCTGGATCTAACACAACGATTGGATGACGCTTTTAACCGTGATATTATGCTATCAACGCAACTCACGAAAAAATTATACCAGCAGCGTTCATTAGGGATTCGTTTCAAGGAATCTGTTTCCCGCTTGATTTCACCTGTATTATAA